The genomic interval GGGCTAATATGTCTGTTTTGTTGATATTCATGGAATCACAAAAATAATACTTAAAAATTCCCAATTCATAAAACAATAATTTTGTTTACTTCGTATATTATTCTGGTATCCTAATTTGACCTATGAAATCGTATTTATCCGTTTTATGTATTAGTTATTTTTGTGTTTTAGGCTGTAGTCCGACAAAACCAAAAAGCGACTTTGAAAGCTATCAAAGGCCCCAAACACCAGATTATAGCCTTGAAAAATATTGGGCAGCTTTACCCCAAAAATTAGATTCAGCAGATCGGGCACCAGCAGGTTTGAAGGATCAACAGATGCTTTCTCAAGCTGATGTATTTTTCTTATATCCAACTAGTTTCTTAACAAAAAAAGGACATAACCAATGGAATGCAGATGTTAATGATACTGAAATTAATCAAAAAACAGATGCGTCAGCAATTTTGTATCAGGCTAGTTTATTTAATGAGGTTGGTAAAATTTATGCACCGCGGTATCGTCAAGCACATATTTTTGCATTTTTTTCGGAAGATACTGTTTCTGCCGCAAAAGCTCTTGATTTAGCTTATTTGGATATTAAAAATGCGTTTGAATATTATTTAAACAATTATAATCAGGGTCGACCAATAATTTTGGCAGGTCATAGTCAAGGTGCGGCACATTTGATCCGTTTAATGAAGGAATATTTTGATAATAATGAATTGCGAAAAAAACTTGTCGTCTCCTATGCAGTTGGATACCCAATACCATTGGAAGCATATAAAATTCTAAAACCTTGTAAAAATGAATTCGAAACAGGGTGTATTTGTAGTTGGAGAAGTTTTAAAAAAGGCTACAAAGCAGAATTTCAAGAAGCAGAAAAACCTGTTGTTATTACAAATCCATTAATTTGGACTACAGAA from Saprospiraceae bacterium carries:
- a CDS encoding DUF3089 domain-containing protein; the protein is MKSYLSVLCISYFCVLGCSPTKPKSDFESYQRPQTPDYSLEKYWAALPQKLDSADRAPAGLKDQQMLSQADVFFLYPTSFLTKKGHNQWNADVNDTEINQKTDASAILYQASLFNEVGKIYAPRYRQAHIFAFFSEDTVSAAKALDLAYLDIKNAFEYYLNNYNQGRPIILAGHSQGAAHLIRLMKEYFDNNELRKKLVVSYAVGYPIPLEAYKILKPCKNEFETGCICSWRSFKKGYKAEFQEAEKPVVITNPLIWTTEENIYADKSKNLGSVLDNFSKAPVPNISGAQIYKHILWVDKPKFKGSFLYPFSNFHRGDFNIFYMNVRQNAMQRLNAFWKQ